The genomic DNA CATAGAGCTAGAACTTGGTCCCCAGACACAACTGTGGGGTTTGTGAGAGCatacctgtaataaccccaatttttggaatttttgaaaccccaGTGAATAGTACTTTTGTTTCAAAAGCCTGATGAATAGTAAATTTTGTTGATTGTGAAATATTATCAGACGACCATATATAGAAGTTCTTTTATGAAAATTTTGAGTACGTATTAGTGTTCAGTAATGAATTTAAGTGTAtataaaggtcgtcagaatttgaaaacgagcactttaatttttctaaaaaaatcaCCAAACACCGAAGGAATTAAGTATAAAGCGTTACGATTGAAGAAATTAAATCtaaggattataaaagaggattaTTAAAGGAATAAAAGATATTAAGAAGGGCTTAGGGAGCCCCTAATCATAATATCACGAATATGTTCCCTCGAACGATCAAACGAGATTAGACGATGAATGAATAATGTATCAAAAGGAAGCCAAATGAGGAAGAAATACATGTGACAGTTATAAGAGCAAGGAATGCAACATTTGGAGCATCAATGTGAAACCAAATTAAAgagtcggactacctaacgtagtactaacagttaaaacccttacgggaatcattataaatatcatgataatAACATACTTCATTATCGTGTAGGGTAGCAGGACACCAAACCATGAGTTGCATGAGCAACAGCACGATGATGTTACTACAtgttggagatcagattgtgtGTCCGAGGGAGTACCCTAATGAAGGATCGGATTATATTCATGTAGAAAATgtaatggttgaggatgttatcccagaagaaattgttgctgaggaggatactgtagaggatcctgacgagaatgaagagatgaccgttgaggaattgatgaccgtagtcagggcgaaTACTATAGCTAGGATGGCCACAAGGGCGGCACTAGAGGATGGAGAGTTACCAAAAGCACAGCCGATAATGAGGGCAGATGAAGTGGGGCCTTCAATGGCACCATTTATACCAGTATCAAACCCTCTCGaggaggttcctgtagacattcATGAGGTTCCATCAGTTCATGTTCCCTCCTCTATACATAGCCCATCACCCACTAAGGAGATGCCACCTTTTATCttctgcaccattgtcacctgatgATGTGCTTGGTTATCCAGTTGGATCTCCCGGGTCTGCACCACATGCACCCCATGAACTGCTAGATGTAACCGTTCAGACTCTTCTTGTCACCGATTATCATATGACTGTGGGTGGCCTGgctgaggcccgtaatgttagaagtgagTTGTTGGATcaacttactgcaccgaggagtGAGGGCAAGGTACTTCCGACAGGCTTAGTTCATAGCATGGATAGGATTGAGGCTATCACTCGAATTACatctagaggccatcttgagggtcaggttgatccagcgCTACTTGATATTATCTTCAACCTCATCACATCTTTGATGGAGCAAGTTATAAAAGTCGTtcgtgcccgcatttcttgatccagcGTAGTTTGCAGAGTGGAAGCGATCAGACCAGGGTTTTCATTCAGCACCACTTTTGGAGGGTTAGCCTAGTTATGAATAATTAGTCTTGATCGACTACATGATTATCTGcagtagtacttttgggatagatcAGGTCcgatgatgtaattctctttgatgtgtttagttgttgtacacTCAAACCAATAGATAAAAACTAGGGAATTCATATTTTCCGACCATGTCTTTgatgtgtttagttgttgtacacTCAAACCAATAGATAAAAACTAGGGAATTCATATTTTCCGACCATGTAATGACTATACAGGGGAAAGATTTAAGCAAAGTAGGTAAAACCCAATATAAAATAAATTGAAGGTAATTTGTTAGTCATTATAACAGGTTTAGTAgactaaaataaatttaattttatatttttaatatggactaatataaaattaaagtCAAACTGATGATAATTTGTTGGTCAGTATAATAGACCTAACAGCTTAGAACAAAATTAATGTTTTTATTAATTAATCCAAAGTAAATATAATTTGTTGGATCATATAATGGACCAAAGGGattgaaataaaattaatatatttaatagGCTGTGTGTAAAACAAAATTAAAGCTTCATATTACTTTAttataatcaaatcaaattaaaaaatattgATCGTTATGAAAGGCTTAGCAGGTTATAAACAAAAATAATGTATAATATGATTTGGGCTAAAACAAAAACTAAATATAATATTTCTACATTCTACGGATATAAAGGGCTTAGCAGGCTAACGcaaaattaatttatttactATAATTGTGTGCTTGGATTTTTATCTATTAATCTGGTCCTAGATATGTAACACATATGTAAAATCAAATATAAGTATTTAATTTAAAGACGATCGTGCTTATTTTTAAATCTAAAATCTATTTCAacgaaaatatttatttaaatttttaaatctATTTCAacgaaaatatttatttaaaaaatttattgtAATGGATATGTTCAAAAAGTTCAAAACCACAATCAAATCCCTCCGGAATAAAAAAAGTCGTTcgtaaaaaaaaattaatcagTTTCTAAACAGGTCtcctattttttttaaatatccGACGTAACACCAAAAATCCTATGATTGCCCAAATTgaaaaaaattctaaataaaaTATGTTTAGTCCAAATAAAAGTTCGAATTAGTCCAAATCAAACTTAATTTTTTACAATTTTCGAATTCGGAGAAAGCCCACCTCAATTTTCCAAAAAGTACGACTTTGATTCAGGTTTTTTTTTTGTTGATCGTAGATTCAGGTTTTTAAATAAACTACACGGTTTAAAGTCAACCCGTGGGGCTTTTTTACATCGTAGAGTTctacaataatttttttttattagaGTTTTGGTTATTCATTTCGCCTAAacatcttttaacattcttttttaCGTCCAAAATTTTCAATCATCAAAAAATTAAAAGAGCTCTTCGCCTAAACACATTTTTACATTCTTTTTTGCATCCTAAACTTCTACAGCCAAAAAATTACAAGAATTTGGTTATCCTGTTCGGCTAAAAACTTTTTAACATTAGTAGATAACTAGAGATGACTTTCACCCATTTTATAGTTTCAGCGAAATACTTGAAATCAGTCAAATCAGTTTCAAACTGTCAAAAACAAAATCAATCATTTTCAAGCAATCGGTTCTGACTAAAATTAAACAATTTCGAGCAACTGTTTCTGCCTaaaaaaacataacttaaaaaGCTTGCCAAATTCCGaaataaatttatcaaaatagcaatCGGTTCCGACTAAAATCAAACAATTTCGAGCAACTGTTTCTGACTAAATAAACATAACTTAGAAAGCCTGACAAGTTTCaaaataaatttatcaaaataaaaatgtaaaagaAACTCCTGATCAATACTAATACACTATGGAGAGAGAAACTAGGAACGGTCCTTGGAGAGTGCTTAAGCAACCGTCTTCCGCAGTTCATTAGGGCCGTGAGCAAAATGACACCTTTCACCAAAAGTACACGAGCCCTTGGCAAAATTTTCGCACATTTTTGTTTTGAAATTGTTTGCTGGAGGTGCTTGCATAGGCATGGCCCTCAGGTTTCTGGCGGGGCTTCCACTGGCAGCACGCAGGTTCATGATAAGCTCATGCACCATATCACTAGCTATCTTGATTTGTTCAAAGTTTCCTTCAAGCTCAATGTTCCGTTGATTAGGATCACTGTCATGATCCCTTATAGCAAGCTTGACACCAGTCTCCCGGCATATTTGTTTCGAGTTCACACCACCCTTTCCAATGATTGGCCCAGCAAGTGATGCGTCTATGCTTATCTTGGCTGTTGCAGAACTACCAAAGTTGGCTGCTGCAGCTAATCCAGGTGGGGGTGCTTCAGTCCTCCTACCATATTGCGGCATTGATCCAAAGGATCGACGATCTTCAAACCCAGGCCTAACAAGCTCAATCTCCTTGTGTGCAAAACGACACTTATCGCCAAACTTGCAACCTTCAGCGGTGTTGTACTTGGTGCAGAGCTTGGTTTTTAGATTTGGAGGAGGAGCATCAGAAAAGGATGGAAGACCAGGGTTCCTGGCAATTGGCCCACCGTGATTTGTCATCTGACCAAGCGCACTGTAGCCACCTGGAACATAATGTAGAAAGTGGCAGCCTTCACCAAATTGGCAGCCAGATGTACTGCACAAGACAAAGACACGTGAGACTACTAAATGAATAATAATCATCTCAAACAAAAATCAAACTTCTTAGGCCATTGAGATTTTTGAAAGAGCAAATATATTATCTTCCAGACAATATCAGATGTAAAGAAACTGAACACAGACATTGATCCTCCGAAGCTATTTAAAGTTGGAAAGAGCTAAAAATGTAACATGTTGGATTTAAATCATTAGCTTCATAGAACCATGATATTTTTCAGAAGCGTGAACCAGGGCCATATTTTGGGGTCACTCTTACAGAGCATCAAGTTACCACAAAAGTTAACATGATATACATATATGTAGTAGATGGTGCTGAAACTTTC from Apium graveolens cultivar Ventura chromosome 5, ASM990537v1, whole genome shotgun sequence includes the following:
- the LOC141724292 gene encoding zinc finger CCCH domain-containing protein 14-like codes for the protein MELGRKRGAQDAAVWNGVPKRSKSEMDSFGTGVGSKSKPCMKFFSTSGCQFGEGCHFLHYVPGGYSALGQMTNHGGPIARNPGLPSFSDAPPPNLKTKLCTKYNTAEGCKFGDKCRFAHKEIELVRPGFEDRRSFGSMPQYGRRTEAPPPGLAAAANFGSSATAKISIDASLAGPIIGKGGVNSKQICRETGVKLAIRDHDSDPNQRNIELEGNFEQIKIASDMVHELIMNLRAASGSPARNLRAMPMQAPPANNFKTKMCENFAKGSCTFGERCHFAHGPNELRKTVA